The following proteins are co-located in the Magnetococcales bacterium genome:
- the aroC gene encoding chorismate synthase, whose protein sequence is MAGSGLGKVFRVMTFGESHGPAIGGVVDGCPAGMPLCAADIQVDLDRRRPGQSRFTTQRREPDQVRILSGIYEGRTTGTPIGLLIENTDQRSRDYSRIQDLFRPGHGDYTYWHKYGIRDPRGGGRASARETAVRVAAGAIARLLLRTQGVQIRGALIGMGGITIDRQRWSWESVESNPFFCPDPQVVAAMELLLDEVRQAGDSVGALLEVVVSGLPVGWGEPVFDRLDADLAKAVMSINAVKGVEIGAGMAAAHMRGSQAADEMVPDLAIPGKVTFLSNHAGGILAGISTGQDIVLRLAVKPTSSIRIPKKSVDKMGQPQEISTDGRHDPCVGIRAVPVAEAMVALVLADHFLQQRSCQGMFSEVWSK, encoded by the coding sequence GTGGCTGGGAGCGGATTGGGAAAAGTGTTTCGGGTCATGACGTTCGGCGAGAGCCATGGTCCGGCCATCGGCGGCGTGGTCGATGGCTGTCCGGCCGGGATGCCCTTGTGCGCGGCGGATATTCAGGTGGATCTGGACCGGCGCCGTCCCGGCCAGAGTCGGTTTACAACCCAACGCCGTGAACCGGATCAGGTACGGATTCTCTCAGGAATTTATGAGGGACGGACCACCGGCACGCCCATCGGCCTGCTGATCGAAAACACGGATCAGCGCTCCCGGGATTATTCCAGGATTCAGGATTTGTTTCGTCCCGGTCACGGTGACTATACTTATTGGCATAAGTACGGCATTCGTGATCCACGCGGCGGGGGACGTGCCTCGGCGCGGGAAACAGCCGTGCGGGTGGCCGCCGGGGCCATTGCCCGCCTACTGCTCCGTACCCAGGGTGTGCAGATCCGGGGTGCCCTGATCGGTATGGGGGGGATCACCATCGACCGGCAGCGCTGGTCCTGGGAGAGTGTCGAGAGCAATCCGTTCTTTTGCCCGGATCCACAGGTGGTGGCCGCCATGGAGTTGTTGCTGGATGAGGTGCGTCAGGCCGGGGATTCCGTCGGTGCCCTCCTGGAGGTGGTGGTCTCCGGGCTGCCGGTGGGATGGGGCGAACCGGTGTTTGATCGTCTCGATGCCGACCTGGCCAAGGCGGTCATGAGCATCAATGCCGTCAAAGGGGTGGAAATCGGTGCCGGTATGGCCGCCGCCCACATGCGCGGCAGCCAGGCCGCCGATGAAATGGTTCCGGATCTTGCAATTCCGGGAAAAGTGACATTTTTGAGCAATCATGCCGGAGGCATTCTGGCAGGCATTTCCACCGGCCAGGATATTGTTTTGCGTCTGGCGGTCAAGCCCACCTCGTCGATTCGCATTCCCAAAAAAAGTGTGGACAAAATGGGCCAGCCACAAGAAATCAGCACCGACGGGCGACATGACCCCTGTGTCGGAATCCGGGCCGTGCCCGTGGCGGAAGCCATGGTCGCGCTTGTCCTGGCTGATCATTTTTTGCAACAAAGAAGTTGTCAGGGTATGTTTTCGGAAGTATGGTCGAAATGA
- a CDS encoding DUF523 domain-containing protein, which translates to MIKYLGVSACLLGQKVRYDGNHKQDPSLARLYGRDVTFIPICPEVEAGLGIPREPLRLEGDVAAPRAMTMYTRQDLTDLLTTHARKRLADLATLNLQGFVFMSRSPSCGLDSVPVLQEQGQVVLGRGIFAQACARCFPGLPMLEVGQKPQSAPP; encoded by the coding sequence GTGATCAAATATTTGGGAGTCAGTGCCTGTCTCTTGGGGCAAAAGGTTCGCTATGACGGCAACCATAAACAGGATCCGTCTCTTGCCAGGCTCTACGGGCGGGATGTGACGTTCATTCCCATCTGTCCCGAGGTGGAGGCCGGCCTGGGCATTCCCCGGGAACCGCTACGTCTGGAGGGGGATGTCGCGGCACCCAGGGCCATGACCATGTACACTCGGCAAGATTTGACCGATCTGTTGACCACCCATGCCCGCAAGCGTCTGGCGGATCTGGCGACACTCAATCTACAAGGGTTTGTTTTCATGAGCCGTTCGCCTTCCTGTGGTCTGGACTCGGTGCCTGTCCTGCAAGAGCAGGGTCAGGTTGTCCTGGGCCGAGGGATTTTTGCCCAGGCCTGTGCCCGATGTTTTCCCGGCCTGCCGATGCTGGAGGTCGGGCAAAAGCCACAATCAGCGCCCCCGTGA
- the uvrA gene encoding excinuclease ABC subunit UvrA, which yields MSDKQIIIRGAREHNLKNIDVEIPRHAFTVITGVSGSGKSSLAFDTLSAEGQRRYVESLSAYARQFLSLQDKPDVDAIEGLSPSIAIEQKTTSRNPRSTVGTVTEIHDYLRLLYARIGRPYCHGCNLPITSQTVSQMVDTLTTLSERTRLLLLAPIVRGRKGEYRKELGELRQQGFTRILIDGQTYDLEQPPTLDKNVKHTLEVVVDRLVMKPNLHTRLADSLETALRLAEGIARIQILEDPPRELLFSERHACIHCNISYPNLEPRLFSFNNPFGACPRCDGLGTKEYFDPELIAPNPAITLRDGAIAPWAKPTAHLYQELLYTVAEQCQIDIHCPWGELPAADRNIILFGSGEEKIRFKFKGFRRRMNPLRPWDGVVNILEKRYLETDSDDIREELAQFRNTSPCPDCHGERLRLEARHVRIGALNIAGFSALPLRQADSYLQSLDLTPQENTIAQRILKEIHDRLNFLISVGLDYLTMDRPAATLSGGEGQRIRLANQIGSGLVGVLYILDEPSIGLHQRDNQRLLDSLRRLRDLGNTVVVVEHDEEAIRTADHVLDLGPGPGEHGGHLVASGTPAEIANHPDSLTGKYLSGALSIPMPPRRRTPDPERQITLEGVTTHNLKNISATIPLGLLTCVTGVSGSGKSSLILDTLYPALAQRLYHSRTSAGPVTRIDGLQHLDKVIHIDQSPIGRTPRSNPATYTGLLTPIRDLLAGVPEARARGYLPGRFSFNVKGGRCEACAGEGLIRIEMHFLPDVYVPCDHCKGVRYNRETLEILYKGKNIAEILNLTIEEAAEFFQAIPVALVKLQTLLEVGLGYIRLGQAATTLSGGEAQRVKIARELARRATGKTLYILDEPTTGLHFDDIRKLLEVLQRLVETGNTVVVIEHNLDVIKCADWILDLGPEGGDKGGRIITSGTPETVAQHPESWTGQYLMPLLRKK from the coding sequence ATGTCCGATAAACAGATCATTATCCGTGGTGCCCGCGAACACAACCTGAAAAACATTGACGTGGAAATTCCACGCCATGCCTTCACGGTGATCACGGGCGTGTCCGGCTCGGGAAAATCCTCCCTCGCCTTCGATACCCTGTCGGCGGAAGGACAGCGACGCTACGTGGAGTCCCTCTCGGCCTATGCGCGGCAGTTTCTTTCCCTCCAGGACAAACCCGATGTGGATGCCATCGAAGGCCTGTCGCCCTCCATCGCCATCGAACAGAAAACCACGAGCCGCAATCCCCGCTCCACCGTGGGCACGGTCACCGAGATTCACGACTATCTGCGGCTGCTCTATGCCCGTATCGGTCGCCCCTACTGCCACGGCTGCAATCTCCCCATCACCAGCCAGACCGTCAGCCAGATGGTGGATACACTCACCACCCTGTCGGAACGCACCCGCCTGCTGCTCCTGGCCCCCATCGTCCGAGGCCGCAAAGGGGAATACCGCAAAGAACTCGGAGAACTCCGCCAACAAGGGTTCACCCGCATCCTGATCGATGGCCAGACCTACGACCTGGAACAACCCCCAACCCTGGACAAAAACGTCAAACACACCCTGGAAGTGGTCGTGGACCGGCTCGTGATGAAGCCGAACCTGCATACCCGTCTGGCCGACTCCCTGGAAACAGCCCTGCGCCTGGCCGAAGGGATCGCCCGCATCCAGATTCTGGAAGATCCCCCCCGGGAGTTGCTCTTTTCCGAACGCCACGCCTGCATCCATTGCAACATTTCCTACCCCAATCTGGAACCACGGCTCTTCTCCTTCAACAATCCCTTCGGGGCTTGCCCTCGTTGCGATGGTCTGGGGACCAAGGAATATTTTGATCCGGAATTGATCGCGCCCAATCCCGCCATCACCCTGCGCGATGGGGCCATCGCCCCCTGGGCCAAACCCACCGCCCACCTCTACCAGGAACTCCTCTACACGGTCGCCGAGCAATGCCAGATTGACATTCATTGCCCCTGGGGCGAACTCCCCGCCGCCGACCGGAATATTATTCTGTTCGGGAGTGGCGAGGAAAAAATACGTTTTAAATTTAAGGGATTCCGGCGGCGCATGAACCCCTTGCGCCCCTGGGACGGGGTGGTCAACATTCTGGAAAAGCGCTATCTGGAAACCGACTCGGACGACATCCGGGAAGAACTGGCGCAATTTCGCAACACCTCCCCCTGCCCGGATTGTCACGGGGAGAGATTGCGCCTGGAGGCCCGGCATGTCCGCATTGGTGCCCTGAACATTGCCGGTTTTTCCGCCCTCCCGCTCCGCCAGGCCGACAGCTACCTGCAAAGCCTCGATCTGACCCCCCAGGAAAACACCATAGCCCAGCGCATTCTGAAAGAGATTCACGACCGGCTCAATTTTTTGATTTCCGTCGGTCTGGACTATCTGACCATGGATCGACCCGCCGCCACCCTCTCCGGCGGCGAAGGACAACGCATCCGGCTTGCCAATCAGATCGGCTCCGGTCTGGTGGGGGTTCTCTATATTCTCGACGAACCGAGTATCGGCCTGCACCAACGGGACAACCAACGCCTGCTCGATTCATTGCGGCGTCTGCGCGACCTGGGCAACACCGTGGTGGTGGTGGAACACGATGAAGAGGCGATTCGCACCGCCGACCATGTCCTGGACCTCGGCCCCGGCCCCGGCGAACACGGCGGCCATCTGGTCGCCAGTGGCACCCCGGCAGAAATCGCCAACCATCCGGACTCACTGACCGGCAAATATCTCTCCGGCGCTCTCTCCATTCCCATGCCACCCCGCCGCCGCACCCCGGATCCAGAGCGGCAGATTACCCTGGAAGGGGTCACCACCCACAATCTGAAAAACATTTCCGCGACCATTCCGCTGGGATTGCTGACGTGCGTGACGGGCGTTTCCGGCTCCGGCAAATCGAGCCTGATCCTGGACACCCTCTATCCGGCCCTGGCCCAACGTCTCTATCACAGCCGCACCAGTGCCGGACCCGTCACCCGCATCGACGGCCTGCAACACCTGGACAAGGTGATTCACATCGATCAATCCCCGATAGGCCGCACTCCCCGCTCCAATCCAGCCACCTATACGGGTCTATTAACCCCCATTCGTGACCTGCTGGCCGGGGTACCGGAAGCCCGGGCACGGGGCTATCTCCCGGGCCGTTTCAGCTTCAATGTCAAAGGCGGTCGTTGCGAGGCCTGTGCCGGGGAAGGTCTCATCCGCATTGAAATGCACTTTTTGCCCGACGTCTACGTCCCCTGCGATCACTGCAAAGGGGTACGCTACAACCGGGAGACCCTGGAAATACTCTATAAGGGCAAAAACATTGCCGAAATTCTCAATCTGACCATCGAGGAGGCTGCCGAATTTTTCCAGGCCATTCCGGTTGCCCTGGTCAAGCTCCAGACCCTTCTGGAAGTGGGACTCGGTTATATCCGCCTGGGTCAGGCCGCCACCACGCTCTCCGGCGGCGAGGCACAGCGGGTCAAGATTGCCCGGGAACTGGCGCGCCGGGCCACTGGCAAAACCCTCTACATTCTGGACGAACCGACCACCGGTCTCCACTTTGACGACATTCGCAAACTCTTGGAGGTTTTGCAGCGTCTGGTGGAGACCGGCAATACCGTGGTGGTCATCGAACACAATCTCGATGTCATCAAGTGTGCCGACTGGATCCTGGATCTGGGTCCCGAGGGGGGTGACAAAGGGGGAAGGATCATCACTTCGGGTACACCGGAAACCGTCGCCCAACACCCGGAGTCCTGGACGGGTCAATACCTTATGCCACTTTTGCGCAAAAAATGA
- a CDS encoding bifunctional precorrin-2 dehydrogenase/sirohydrochlorin ferrochelatase, with protein MTHYMAELILTDRPVLMVGGGKVARRKLAGLLASGARVRIVAPELDPWVAERVQAGMIQAGQAGGAGQGVGRHVPLVHVADFFQPHHLAGEEPPVLVFAATSDANLNREIARLCQARGLLCNSADDPAVSGFLVAAMVRRGPVVVGVGSGGLSPALARLLKERLDRWLEAGWGQVATLFGSKRDLVKGVLPDGERRQRFWRETTTALEREGRWDRNDNEPWFLARLEETRKKTN; from the coding sequence ATGACCCATTACATGGCGGAACTGATTTTGACGGATCGACCGGTATTGATGGTTGGTGGGGGCAAGGTGGCGCGGCGCAAACTGGCCGGTTTGCTGGCCAGTGGGGCGCGGGTGCGGATTGTGGCACCGGAGTTGGACCCTTGGGTGGCGGAGCGGGTGCAGGCGGGGATGATCCAGGCAGGTCAGGCGGGAGGAGCGGGCCAGGGCGTGGGGCGTCATGTTCCACTTGTGCATGTGGCGGACTTTTTTCAGCCGCACCATCTGGCGGGAGAGGAGCCGCCCGTTCTGGTCTTTGCCGCTACCAGTGATGCCAACCTGAATCGGGAGATTGCCCGTTTGTGTCAGGCACGGGGTTTGTTGTGCAATTCTGCCGATGATCCGGCGGTGAGCGGCTTTCTGGTGGCTGCCATGGTCAGGCGCGGGCCGGTGGTGGTGGGGGTGGGGAGTGGTGGTTTGAGTCCGGCTCTGGCCAGGTTGCTTAAGGAGCGTCTGGATCGTTGGCTGGAGGCGGGTTGGGGTCAGGTGGCCACCCTGTTTGGCAGCAAACGCGACCTGGTCAAGGGGGTGTTGCCGGATGGCGAGAGGCGGCAAAGGTTTTGGCGGGAGACGACCACGGCCCTGGAGCGGGAGGGGCGTTGGGATCGCAACGACAATGAGCCATGGTTTCTGGCCAGGCTGGAGGAGACAAGAAAAAAAACAAACTGA
- a CDS encoding Gx transporter family protein, whose protein sequence is MTYSALRTDLLVAHLAAAAVVAHVLESALPGLGPWFKPGFANMFALVALFQVGWRASVGVSLIRVVVGSLVGGSFLSPAFFLSFAGAMGAVLVMGMAWRLSGGRLGPVGISLLAALAHMAAQVGMAWLLIFGHTGIFMALPWFLAGSWVTGVVNGVLAFLILQYLEKSNEHRGASTHVTGSRGGN, encoded by the coding sequence GTGACGTATTCGGCGTTGCGGACCGACTTACTGGTGGCTCATTTGGCGGCGGCGGCGGTGGTGGCGCATGTGCTGGAGTCGGCCTTGCCGGGTTTGGGACCTTGGTTCAAGCCGGGGTTTGCCAATATGTTTGCGTTGGTGGCCTTGTTTCAGGTGGGTTGGCGGGCTTCGGTGGGGGTCTCCCTGATCCGGGTGGTGGTGGGGTCTCTGGTCGGGGGGAGTTTTTTGTCGCCGGCGTTTTTTCTCAGTTTTGCGGGGGCCATGGGGGCGGTCCTGGTGATGGGGATGGCCTGGCGGTTGTCCGGGGGGAGATTGGGGCCAGTGGGGATTTCACTCCTGGCGGCCCTGGCGCATATGGCGGCGCAGGTGGGTATGGCCTGGCTCTTGATTTTTGGGCATACGGGTATTTTCATGGCCCTGCCCTGGTTTTTGGCCGGGTCGTGGGTCACGGGTGTTGTCAATGGGGTATTGGCGTTCTTGATCCTGCAATATTTGGAAAAATCCAACGAACACAGGGGAGCATCAACGCATGTTACGGGCAGTCGAGGCGGAAATTGA
- a CDS encoding addiction module protein: MDTIATTMEAEARKLSPSARLELVDAILNSLDEPDREMDRLWSQEAEERLAAYRRGEMQAVPLDDVLAKYR; this comes from the coding sequence ATGGACACCATCGCAACCACCATGGAAGCAGAAGCCCGCAAACTGAGTCCGTCGGCTCGGTTGGAACTGGTGGACGCCATTCTGAACAGCCTGGACGAACCGGATCGGGAAATGGATCGACTCTGGTCCCAGGAGGCCGAAGAGCGTCTGGCTGCCTACCGCCGGGGAGAGATGCAGGCGGTCCCCCTGGATGACGTTCTGGCCAAATATCGATGA
- a CDS encoding MucR family transcriptional regulator: MSSDLLKRAAGIVESYVSNNELPAAEIAALLNRVYNSLLQLSAVEAGGNLSGVDGASGLGQDDLQARLARGAGRDGGSADFKSSDRDLRNTKPEPIIPISEAVREDAVICLLCGKACKALKGHLTRSHKITIDDYRKMFDLPRSFQLVSPAYSEKRRKLAIDAGLGEKLRTARNRNRDNQG; this comes from the coding sequence ATGTCTTCTGATCTGTTGAAACGGGCTGCCGGTATCGTCGAATCATATGTGTCCAACAACGAGTTGCCGGCAGCGGAAATTGCTGCCCTCTTGAACAGGGTTTACAATTCATTGTTGCAGCTTTCCGCAGTGGAAGCGGGGGGAAATCTGTCTGGTGTTGATGGGGCCTCGGGATTGGGTCAGGATGACCTGCAAGCCCGGTTGGCAAGAGGCGCAGGGCGGGATGGCGGCTCCGCCGACTTCAAGTCGTCGGATCGTGACCTCAGAAACACCAAGCCGGAACCGATCATTCCCATCAGCGAGGCCGTGCGTGAAGATGCCGTCATTTGTCTGCTCTGCGGCAAGGCTTGCAAGGCCCTCAAGGGACACCTGACCCGTTCGCACAAAATTACCATTGATGATTATCGGAAAATGTTCGATCTGCCGAGGAGCTTCCAGCTCGTATCCCCGGCATATTCCGAAAAACGGCGGAAATTGGCCATCGATGCCGGCCTTGGAGAAAAATTGCGCACCGCCCGCAACCGGAATCGGGATAATCAGGGATAG
- a CDS encoding ParD-like family protein: MSVNVKISDELVADAKRYGKVFNRSLPRQIEHWSRIGKIAEENPDLPYDLIKNILLARDEQDFEEYKFD, translated from the coding sequence ATGTCAGTCAATGTAAAAATATCGGATGAGTTGGTGGCTGATGCTAAGCGTTATGGGAAGGTTTTCAACCGTTCGCTGCCCAGGCAAATCGAACATTGGTCCCGCATTGGTAAAATCGCCGAGGAAAATCCAGACCTGCCCTATGACCTCATCAAGAATATCCTCCTTGCCAGGGATGAACAGGATTTTGAAGAATACAAGTTCGACTGA
- a CDS encoding type II toxin-antitoxin system RelE/ParE family toxin, translating to MLVLQSRLFKNSVKRLHGNQKHALDNAVRAIVANPAVGKAKAGDLAGIRVYKFKMTNQLTLLAYEWTETEEKLEMLAFGSHENFYRDLKR from the coding sequence ATGCTCGTCCTCCAAAGTCGCCTTTTCAAAAATTCTGTAAAGCGGCTGCATGGCAACCAGAAACACGCTTTGGATAACGCAGTCCGAGCAATAGTCGCCAATCCTGCTGTTGGAAAAGCCAAGGCGGGTGATCTGGCGGGTATCAGAGTGTATAAATTCAAAATGACCAATCAACTGACTCTTCTTGCTTACGAATGGACTGAAACCGAAGAAAAACTTGAAATGTTGGCTTTTGGAAGCCACGAGAATTTTTATCGTGATCTGAAACGATGA
- a CDS encoding type II toxin-antitoxin system RelE/ParE family toxin: MIRFLDAAQQELDEAVSFHEGQVTGLGRAFLAEVLAALDLVRRYPAAWPLSTNTRRYRLRRFPYGLIYHVDGSDILVVAVAHLHRRPEYWRNRLIPI; this comes from the coding sequence ATGATCCGTTTTCTTGATGCCGCCCAACAGGAACTTGATGAAGCGGTGTCGTTCCACGAAGGTCAGGTCACCGGTCTTGGCCGGGCGTTCCTGGCCGAGGTATTGGCGGCTCTGGATCTGGTGCGCCGCTACCCGGCGGCTTGGCCCCTCAGCACCAACACCCGGCGTTATCGCCTGCGACGTTTTCCCTACGGACTGATTTACCATGTGGATGGATCAGACATCCTGGTTGTCGCCGTGGCCCACCTGCACCGCCGCCCCGAATACTGGCGTAACCGTTTGATACCAATTTGA